A portion of the Pithys albifrons albifrons isolate INPA30051 chromosome 1, PitAlb_v1, whole genome shotgun sequence genome contains these proteins:
- the PSMG1 gene encoding proteasome assembly chaperone 1, giving the protein MATFFGEVVVAPSRAGLDEEEEAREETPEDREIRRELEKKRQVELLWSGAGPAACSRFIVAIGRNAAAFLSSFILDSVCWEVVGVVKLWNEWCRTSSTTNVLPTDSFCLFYRLISDPTVLLCQCSCYVAEDQQFQWLEKVFAPMQKEGLQVTILSTCPVADYKTQESTLTLASPFLRALKTKDFQEQLCCPLLEQPNIVRDLPAAVLSYCQVWQVPAVLYLCYSDVIKLDTVTIEAFKPLLSSKVLKSLVKDASESTKILKKFLTANESHNNIYI; this is encoded by the exons ATGGCGACCTTCTTCggggaggtggtggtggctcCGTCCCGGGCCGGGCtggacgaggaggaggaggctcgGGAGGAGACCCCCGAGGACAGGGAGATCCgcagggagctggagaagaagCG GCaggtggagctgctgtggagcGGCGCGGGGCCCGCGGCCTGTTCCAGGTTCATCGTGGCCATCGGGCGGAACGCGGCAG CTTTCCTGTCATCTTTTATTCTGGATTCTGTGTGTTGGGAAGTGGTTGGAGTTGTGAAGCTTTGGAACGAGTGGTGTCGAACATCCAGCACCACAAATGTCCTCCCCACAGACTCCTTCTGTTTGTTCTACAGATTAATATCAGATCCCACA gttttattgTGCCAGTGTAGTTGCTACGTTGCTGAGGATCAACAGTTCCAGTGGCTTGAGAAG gtgTTTGCCCCTATGCAGAAGGAAGGTTTGCAAGTAACCATTCTTTCAACGTGCCCTGTGGCTGATTACAAAACTCAGGAATCCACTTTAACACTTGCATCTCCATTTCTGAGAGCCTTGAAGACCAAAGActtccaggagcagctctgctgcccactgctGGAACAGCCCAACATTGTGAGGGATCTTCCTGCTGCTG TTCTGAGTTACTGCCAGGTGTGGcaggtccctgcagtgctgtacCTGTGCTACTCTGATGTCATCAAACTGGACACGGTGACAATTGAAGCCTTCAAGCCTCTGCTTTCTTCCAAAGTCCTCAAGAGTTTAGTCAAG GATGCATCTGAAAGCACAAAGATTTTGAAGAAGTTCCTGACAGCCAATGAAAGTCACAATAATATCTATATCTGA